The following are encoded in a window of Lactobacillus panisapium genomic DNA:
- a CDS encoding glycosyltransferase family 2 protein has protein sequence MNVFITVMLIVNGCAFVFDFIFSLYLSFSKKIRQEKYYGSSRNFTTLLLLIPAMNEFATLKRDLPYLVKLHNQCKNFINLELVFIDDDSSDGTTELLDKWSHHANLHVIHRVKPNAQIGKGPALEYTVNQIIQMNYSLGKTLIGIIDADSHFDSDYLREVVATFQNSFYDLVQTRVDVYNTVDNLTIMQNFEFSIYNALLQMARTNWGSALASGNGQFVTLKMAKNVGWSSSLLEDCEFSLKGLLKGYYGTFLNTVSVKQEGVSNLRKLIRQRTRWCQGGLQCLKIYGGAIMKAKHLQTIVKTFIIFFLMVPYLSIIVVPSSIISVSVLIFYAFYRPLIGLAIIFTLLFTENLVNTLMIEKQWHESNLEPPKNRLIIFRIIFSFAFYRWVLAFIPYRAIIRQLKGNDSWVKTAHS, from the coding sequence ATGAATGTTTTTATCACGGTTATGCTTATTGTCAATGGCTGTGCCTTTGTTTTCGACTTTATTTTCAGCCTCTATTTATCATTTAGTAAAAAAATTAGGCAAGAAAAATATTATGGTAGCTCGCGGAATTTTACCACCTTGCTATTGTTAATTCCTGCTATGAATGAATTCGCAACGCTAAAGCGAGATTTGCCATATCTGGTTAAATTACACAATCAATGTAAGAATTTTATCAATTTAGAGCTAGTATTTATCGATGATGATTCTAGTGATGGCACAACGGAATTACTTGATAAATGGTCACATCACGCTAATTTACACGTTATTCACCGTGTTAAACCAAACGCACAGATTGGGAAAGGACCAGCTTTAGAATATACCGTCAATCAAATTATTCAAATGAATTATTCCCTTGGCAAGACACTTATTGGCATTATTGATGCGGATAGTCACTTTGATTCTGATTACTTAAGAGAGGTCGTTGCTACCTTTCAAAATTCCTTTTACGACCTTGTTCAAACGCGTGTTGACGTTTATAACACTGTTGATAACCTGACAATAATGCAAAATTTTGAATTTTCCATTTATAATGCACTATTGCAAATGGCACGAACAAATTGGGGATCAGCTCTGGCTTCTGGCAACGGTCAGTTCGTTACGTTAAAAATGGCCAAAAATGTTGGCTGGTCTTCCTCCCTGCTTGAAGACTGTGAGTTCTCACTCAAGGGATTGCTGAAAGGCTATTATGGCACTTTCTTAAATACTGTCAGTGTTAAGCAAGAAGGTGTTTCTAACTTAAGAAAACTTATCCGGCAGCGGACTCGCTGGTGCCAAGGTGGCCTGCAATGCCTTAAGATTTATGGCGGAGCAATAATGAAAGCCAAACATCTTCAGACAATTGTTAAAACTTTCATCATTTTTTTCTTAATGGTGCCATATCTATCCATCATAGTTGTGCCATCATCAATTATTTCGGTTTCCGTTTTGATTTTTTACGCTTTCTATCGGCCATTAATTGGTTTAGCAATTATTTTCACATTATTATTCACAGAAAACCTGGTCAATACGTTAATGATTGAAAAACAATGGCACGAATCGAATTTAGAGCCACCTAAAAATCGCTTAATAATTTTTAGAATAATCTTTAGCTTTGCCTTTTATCGCTGGGTGCTAGCCTTTATCCCCTATCGCGCCATAATTCGCCAATTAAAAGGGAATGATTCATGGGTAAAAACAGCTCACAGCTAG
- a CDS encoding proline-specific peptidase family protein gives MKTGSKIITLDNGYHLWTNTQGHGDIHLLCLHGGPGGNHEYWEDTAEQLKKQGLDVQVTMYDQLGSLYSDQPDYSDPEIASKYLTYDYFLDEVDEVREKLGLDNFYLIGQSWGGLLVQEYAVKYGQHLKGAIISSMVDDIDDYVKAVNRRRQEVLPQTEIDFMHQCEQNDDYDNKRYQEDVNILNINFVDRKQPSKLYHLNDIGGSEVYHAFQGDNEFVITGKLKDWHFRDQLKNIKVPTLITFGEEETMPIATAKIMQKEIPNSRLVTTPDGGHHHMVDNPAVYYKHLADFIRQVEDNSFAGK, from the coding sequence CAAAATCATTACTTTAGACAATGGTTATCACTTGTGGACAAATACTCAAGGACATGGTGATATTCACTTACTATGCCTACATGGCGGTCCTGGTGGCAATCATGAATACTGGGAAGACACAGCCGAGCAATTAAAAAAACAGGGCTTGGATGTACAAGTAACAATGTACGACCAACTGGGCTCCCTTTATTCAGATCAGCCAGATTATTCTGACCCAGAAATCGCAAGCAAATATTTAACTTATGACTACTTTTTAGATGAAGTAGACGAAGTGCGCGAAAAGCTCGGATTAGATAACTTTTATTTAATTGGGCAAAGCTGGGGTGGCCTGTTAGTTCAAGAATATGCCGTTAAATACGGCCAACACCTAAAAGGGGCAATCATCTCATCAATGGTCGATGACATTGACGACTACGTAAAGGCTGTTAATCGGCGCCGTCAAGAAGTCTTACCACAAACGGAAATCGACTTTATGCATCAATGCGAACAAAACGATGACTATGACAACAAACGCTATCAAGAAGATGTCAATATTCTCAACATTAATTTTGTCGACCGTAAGCAGCCTTCTAAGCTTTACCACCTAAATGATATCGGTGGCAGCGAAGTTTACCATGCCTTCCAAGGGGATAATGAATTTGTCATTACCGGGAAGTTGAAAGATTGGCATTTTAGAGACCAATTAAAGAATATTAAGGTGCCGACTTTAATTACCTTTGGTGAAGAAGAAACCATGCCGATTGCTACTGCTAAAATTATGCAAAAGGAAATTCCTAATTCGCGTTTGGTTACTACGCCTGACGGCGGCCACCACCACATGGTTGATAATCCTGCTGTTTATTACAAACATTTAGCTGACTTTATTCGTCAAGTTGAAGATAATTCCTTCGCTGGTAAATAG